The Chloroflexota bacterium genome contains the following window.
ACCACTTCGTCCAGGATGTCCCAGACGACCGGATCTTCGCGCTCGACCATCTTCTTGGCGGCCTTGATCGTGGCGGCGTAGCCCTGCTTTTCGAGCCGGTTGTAAACGAACGGCTTGAACAGCTCGAGCGCCATGCGCTTCGGCAGGCCGCACTGGTGCAGCTTCAGGCTCGGGCCGACCACGATGACCGAGCGGCCAGAGTAGTCGACGCGCTTGCCCAGCAGGTTCTGGCGGAACCGTCCCTGCTTGCCCTTGAGCATGTCCGAGAGCGACTTGAGCTTGTGGTTGCTGGAGCCCGAGACCGCCCGGCCGCGCCGGCCGTTGTCGATCAGCGAGTCCACAGCCTCCTGCAGCATGCGCTTCTCGTTCCGGATGATGATCTCCGGCGCGCCCAGCTCCAGCAGTCGCTTGAGTCGGTTGTTCCGGTTGATCACCCGTCGGTAGAGATCGTTCAGGTCGGACGTGGCGAACCGGCCGCCGTCCAACTGAACCATCGGGCGCAGGTCTGGCGGAAGAACCGGCAGGATCTTCATCACCATCCACTGCGGCTGGTTCCCGGACTTGCGGAACGCCTCCACGACGCGCAGCCGCTTGGTGGCCTTCTTGCGGCGCTGCCCGGACGAGGAGCGGGAGTCCATCCGCAGCTCCTGCGCCAGCACCTCAAGATCGACCTTCTGGAGCAGCTCCCAGACGGCCTCAGCACCCATGCCGGCCTTGAAGACGCGCGGCCCGACCACGTCGAGCAGCTCGCGGTACTCGGCCTCGTTGAGCGTCAGCAGCGGCTTGATGCCCTCGATGCGCTTGATCTTCAGCTCGTCGCGCTGGCGCTCGCCGTCGGCATCGAACGCCGTGTCATCGCCGCCGACGTCGAGCGACGCGGCCTGCATCTCGGCGCGCACGCGGTCGATCTCGTTGTCGAGCGGCTCGCTGGCGTTCTTGATCCACTCGCCGAACTCGTCGTCCAACTGGTCCAGGTAGACCTTGGCGACATCTTCGAGCGCCGTGACGTGCGTCGGCTTGACCGTCTCGCCCGTCCGCACCACGACGGTGTCGTTCGGGCTGAAGACGATGTCGTCCTCGGCGGCCTGGCCCACCAGCTCCTCGATCTCGGCGCGCAGCGACGCCTGCGAGGTCGCAACAGACTCGATGCGCTGCTCCTTCTGGGTCTCGATGTCCCGGAGGCGCTCGGTCTTCTCGTCCTCAAGCTCGGCGAGGCGGTTCATCAGCGGGCCAGTCGCCTCTTCCAGGCGGCTCTTGCGGTCCCGCTCCTTGGCCTCGATGCGGCGCTCGGTCTCCTCGCGGATCTGCGAGACCAGCCGCTCGCGCGCCTGATCGTTGATGTCCGTGATGATGTACTTGGCGAAGTACAGCACCTGCTCCAGCAGGCGCGGCGTCACGTCCAGCAGCAGGCCGATCCGCGAAGGCGTCCCCTTCACGAACCAGATGTGGCTGACCGGCGAGGCCAGCTCGATGTGGCCCATCCGCTCGCGCCTGACCTTGGCCCGCGTCACCTCGACGCCGCACTTGTCGCAGATGATGCCCTTGTAGCGGACGCGCTTGTACTTGCCGCAGGAGCACTCCCAGTCCTTGGTGGGGCCGAAGATGCGCTCGCAGAAGAGGCCGTCGCGCTCGGGCTTGAGCGTGCGGTAGTTGATCGTCTCCGGCTTCGTCACCTCACCGCGCGACCAGGAGCGGATCTGCTCCGGCGAGGCGAGCGTGATGCGGACCGCGTTGAAATTGTTAACCTCGAGCATCCTACCCCCGTGCGGGGGTCTTGGATCTTCGGTCGCAGGCCGTGGGGACGCTGCTCGCCCCCACGGCCTACGACCTACGACCGAAGACCTCGCTGACTAGTCGCCGCGCTCGAAACCGGAAATGTGAATGTCCATCGACGGGATGCTGTCGGTGGCGGAGAGGTCTTCCAGGAACGCGACCTCTTCCTCCTCCTCGTTCAGCACCTCAACCGCCAGCCCGAGGCTCTGGAGCTCCTTCACGAGCACCTTGAACGACTCTGGCACGCCCGGCTGGAAGATGTCTTCACCCTTGACGATCGCCTCGTAGGTCTTGACGCGGCCAACCACGTCGTCCGACTTGACGGTCAGGATCTCCTGGAGCGTGTGCGCCGCGCCGTACGCTTCGAGCGCCCACACCTCCATCTCGCCGAAGCGCTGGCCGCCGAACTGCGCCTTACCACCCAGCGGCTGCTGCGTGATCAGCGAGTACGGCCCCGTGGACCGGGCGTGGATCTTGTCCTCCACCAGGTGCACCAGCTTCAGCATGTAGATGTAGCCGACCGTCACATCCTGGTCGAACTCCTCGCCGGTGCGGCCGTCACGCAGGCGGATCTTGCCGCTCTCCGGCAGCCCGGCCTTGGACAGCTCGGCCTTGATGTCCTCTTCGGTCGCGCCGTCGAAGACCGGGGTGGCGAACTTCATGCCCATGGCATCCGCCGCCCACCCGAGGTGCGTTTCCAGGATCTGCCCGATGTTCATGCGCGACGGCACGCCGATCGGGTTGAGGATGATCTCGACCGCCCGGCCATCAGGCAGGAACGGCATATCCTCGACGTGCATGATCCGCGCGATGACGCCCTTGTTGCCGTGGCGTCCCGCCATCTTGTCGCCCTCGGAGATCTTCCGCTTCTGGGCGATGGAGACGCGGACCTGCTTGTTGACGCCAGCCGGCAGCTCGACGCCCGCATCCCGCTCGAAGACGCGCACGTCCACCACCTTGCCGCGCTCGCCGTGTGGCACGCGCAGCGAGGTGTCCTTGACCTCGCGGGCCTTCTCGCCGAAGATCGCCCGCAGGAGGCGCTCCTCAGCCGTCAGCTCCGTCTCGCCCTTCGGGGTGATCTTGCCGACGAGGATGTCGCCAGCCTTCACCTCAGCGCCGATGCGGATGATGCCGTTCTCGTCGAGGTCGCGCAGGCTGTCCTCGCCGACGTTCGGGATGTCCCGCGTGATCTCCTCGGGGCCGAGCTTGGTGTCCCGCGCCTCGACCTCGTGCTTCTCGATGTGGATCGACGTGAACTTGTCGTCACGCACCACCGACTCCGAGAGCAGGATGGCGTCCTCGAAGTTGCCGCCCTCCCAGCACATGAACGACACGAGGACGTTCTGGCCGAGCGCCAGCTCGCCTTCCTGCGTCGAGGAGCTGTCCGCCAGCGGCTGCCCCTTCACCACGCGCTCGCCGCGCATGACGATGGGCCGCTGGTTCATGCAGGTGCCCTGGTTGGACCGCACGAACTTCCGCAGCCGGTAGATGTGCTTCTCGCCGGCCGCGTCGCGGATCACGACCTCGCGCGCCGCCACCGACTCGACCACGCCATCCGTCCTCGACAGGACAACCTGGCCCGAGTCGCGCGCCGTGCGGACCTCCATGCCCGTGCCCACCAGCGGGGCTTCCGGCTGGAGCAGCGGCACCGCCTGGCGCTGCATGTTGCAGCCCATCAGCGCGCGGTTGGCGTCGTCGTGCTCGAGGAACGGGATCAGGGCGCCGGCCACGCTCACCGTCTGCTTCGGCGAAATGTCGACGAAGTCCACCCGCTCCGGCGGCTCCTCCAGGAACAGCGAGCCGTGCCGGACCGAGATCCTGGTGTCCGCGAACGTATTGTCGGGGTTCAGGTGCACATTCGCCTGGGCAACCGAGAAGCGCTCCTCCTCGTCAGCCGGCAGGAACGCGATCTCGTCCGTGACGAACGGCACGATGTTGACGAACTTCACGTCCGCGATGCCGGCGATGCGGGCCGCCAGCGCGGCGTCGATCACCGTGCCCTTCTTCGCCACGACGTCGCCATTGTCGGAGACGTCCTCGCGCAGGGTGCGGTCCACTAGCTGAGCGCCATCGTTCGCCACCGTGCGGCGCACCCGCCGGTACGGCGTCTCGATGAAGCCGAACGCGTTGATCCGCCCGTACGTCGCGAGGCTGCCGATCAGGCCGATGTTCGGGCCTTCAGGCGTCTCGATCGGGCAGATCCGGCCGTAGTGGCTGTGATGCACGTCGCGCACTTCGAAGCCGGCGCGGTCGCGGCTCAGACCGCCAGGCCCGAGCGCCGAGAGGCGGCGCTTGTGCGTCAGCTCGGCCAGCGGGTTCACCTGGTCCATGAACTGCGAGAGCTGGCTGCCGCCGAAGAACTCGCGCATGGCCGCCACGACGGGGCGGATGTTCACCAGGCTGGACGGCGTGGCCGTGGCCGGCTCGGTGATCGACATGCGCTCCTTGACGACGCGCTCCATACGGAGCAGGCCGACGCGGAACTGATTCTGGATCAGCTCGCCAACGGCGCGCACACGGCGGTTGCCCAGATGATCGATGTCATCCCGGGAGGAGCGCTCGTTGTTGATGCGGATCATCTCGCGGACGATCTCGATCAGATCCTGCGGCGTCAGCACCCGCTCGGTCTGGCCGGTCGTCGGGGCGGCCTCGAGGCGCAGGCGGCGAGACAGCTTGTAGCGGCCCACCCGCCCGAGGTCGTAGCGGCGGAAGCTGAAGAACAGCGAGTTCAGCAACTGCTTGGCGTTGTCGAGGTTCGGCGGATCGCCCGGGCGCAGCCGCCGGTAGAACTCCAGCAGCGCCTCCTGGGTGTTCGAGGCCGGATCCTTGTCCATCGTGGACTGCAGGTAGTGGTGGTCCCGATGGTTGTCGTCCGCCTCGTAGAGCGCCAGCATCTCGTCGTTGTCGCCCTTCTTGATGGGCGACCCGGGGACGGCGCCAAGCGCGCGCAGCAGCGTGGTGACCGGGATCTTCCGCTTGCGGTCCACCTTGACCGAGAGCACGTCGCGGCTGCTGGTCTCGAATTCGAGCCACGCGCCACGGCTGGGGATCAGCTTGGCCGTTGCGAGCGGGCGGCCGGTCGTGGTGTCCTCGGCAGCGTCGAAGTAGACGCCCGGGGAGCGCACGAGCTGGCTCACCACGACGCGCTCAGCGCCGTTGATGATGAAGGTGCCGTTCTCCGTCATGAGCGGGAAATCGCCCATGAAGATGGTCTGCTCCTTCAACTCGCCCTCGGCGTCACCCGACTTGATGCGCAGCCGCATCCGGACCCGCAGCGGGGCGGCGTAGGTCTGGTCGCGCAGGCGGCAGTCGTCCTCACTCATCTTGGGCTCGCCGAACTCATAGCCCGGCTCGCCGTCTGGACCCGGAACGGCCAGTTCCAGCTCCATAGTTCGACCTGTGAAGTCCCCAATTGGCGAGATC
Protein-coding sequences here:
- a CDS encoding DNA-directed RNA polymerase subunit beta' — encoded protein: MLEVNNFNAVRITLASPEQIRSWSRGEVTKPETINYRTLKPERDGLFCERIFGPTKDWECSCGKYKRVRYKGIICDKCGVEVTRAKVRRERMGHIELASPVSHIWFVKGTPSRIGLLLDVTPRLLEQVLYFAKYIITDINDQARERLVSQIREETERRIEAKERDRKSRLEEATGPLMNRLAELEDEKTERLRDIETQKEQRIESVATSQASLRAEIEELVGQAAEDDIVFSPNDTVVVRTGETVKPTHVTALEDVAKVYLDQLDDEFGEWIKNASEPLDNEIDRVRAEMQAASLDVGGDDTAFDADGERQRDELKIKRIEGIKPLLTLNEAEYRELLDVVGPRVFKAGMGAEAVWELLQKVDLEVLAQELRMDSRSSSGQRRKKATKRLRVVEAFRKSGNQPQWMVMKILPVLPPDLRPMVQLDGGRFATSDLNDLYRRVINRNNRLKRLLELGAPEIIIRNEKRMLQEAVDSLIDNGRRGRAVSGSSNHKLKSLSDMLKGKQGRFRQNLLGKRVDYSGRSVIVVGPSLKLHQCGLPKRMALELFKPFVYNRLEKQGYAATIKAAKKMVEREDPVVWDILDEVV
- a CDS encoding DNA-directed RNA polymerase subunit beta, which translates into the protein MAIAPADPSSLALPQVTMPRKTFARFAEAAPVPDLIQIQRDSFSWFKKEGLRELFDEISPIGDFTGRTMELELAVPGPDGEPGYEFGEPKMSEDDCRLRDQTYAAPLRVRMRLRIKSGDAEGELKEQTIFMGDFPLMTENGTFIINGAERVVVSQLVRSPGVYFDAAEDTTTGRPLATAKLIPSRGAWLEFETSSRDVLSVKVDRKRKIPVTTLLRALGAVPGSPIKKGDNDEMLALYEADDNHRDHHYLQSTMDKDPASNTQEALLEFYRRLRPGDPPNLDNAKQLLNSLFFSFRRYDLGRVGRYKLSRRLRLEAAPTTGQTERVLTPQDLIEIVREMIRINNERSSRDDIDHLGNRRVRAVGELIQNQFRVGLLRMERVVKERMSITEPATATPSSLVNIRPVVAAMREFFGGSQLSQFMDQVNPLAELTHKRRLSALGPGGLSRDRAGFEVRDVHHSHYGRICPIETPEGPNIGLIGSLATYGRINAFGFIETPYRRVRRTVANDGAQLVDRTLREDVSDNGDVVAKKGTVIDAALAARIAGIADVKFVNIVPFVTDEIAFLPADEEERFSVAQANVHLNPDNTFADTRISVRHGSLFLEEPPERVDFVDISPKQTVSVAGALIPFLEHDDANRALMGCNMQRQAVPLLQPEAPLVGTGMEVRTARDSGQVVLSRTDGVVESVAAREVVIRDAAGEKHIYRLRKFVRSNQGTCMNQRPIVMRGERVVKGQPLADSSSTQEGELALGQNVLVSFMCWEGGNFEDAILLSESVVRDDKFTSIHIEKHEVEARDTKLGPEEITRDIPNVGEDSLRDLDENGIIRIGAEVKAGDILVGKITPKGETELTAEERLLRAIFGEKAREVKDTSLRVPHGERGKVVDVRVFERDAGVELPAGVNKQVRVSIAQKRKISEGDKMAGRHGNKGVIARIMHVEDMPFLPDGRAVEIILNPIGVPSRMNIGQILETHLGWAADAMGMKFATPVFDGATEEDIKAELSKAGLPESGKIRLRDGRTGEEFDQDVTVGYIYMLKLVHLVEDKIHARSTGPYSLITQQPLGGKAQFGGQRFGEMEVWALEAYGAAHTLQEILTVKSDDVVGRVKTYEAIVKGEDIFQPGVPESFKVLVKELQSLGLAVEVLNEEEEEVAFLEDLSATDSIPSMDIHISGFERGD